In Mycolicibacterium alvei, a single window of DNA contains:
- a CDS encoding amidohydrolase family protein, which yields MDEANKVRTIWTELGLPGIVDVHTHFMPKNVMDKVWQYFDSQGPMIGREWPITYRADEAERVATLRGFGVRRFSSLIYAHKPEMAAWLNQWAVGFAEETPDCLHTATFFPEPEAPKYVAEAIAAGTQVFKAHIQVGNYDPNDPLLDAVWGLIEEAGIPVVIHCGSGPVPGQFTGPDPIARLLGRYPRLVLIVAHMGMPEYSAFLDLTEQFEQVRLDTTMAFTPFVEETMPFPATEANRLKALGEHILFGSDFPNIPYGYAEAVHHLIDLPGVDDTWRRNVLHDNAAKLFG from the coding sequence ATGGACGAAGCAAACAAGGTGCGGACGATCTGGACGGAGCTGGGGCTGCCCGGCATCGTCGACGTGCACACGCACTTCATGCCCAAGAACGTCATGGACAAGGTGTGGCAGTACTTCGACAGCCAGGGTCCGATGATCGGTCGGGAATGGCCGATCACCTACCGCGCCGACGAGGCCGAGCGGGTCGCCACGCTGCGGGGATTCGGTGTCCGCAGGTTCTCCTCACTGATCTACGCGCACAAACCGGAGATGGCCGCCTGGCTCAACCAGTGGGCGGTCGGCTTTGCCGAGGAGACCCCGGACTGCCTGCACACCGCCACGTTCTTCCCCGAACCCGAGGCCCCGAAGTACGTCGCGGAGGCCATCGCCGCAGGCACCCAGGTGTTCAAGGCGCATATCCAGGTGGGCAATTACGACCCGAACGATCCCCTGCTCGACGCGGTCTGGGGGCTGATCGAGGAGGCCGGGATCCCGGTGGTCATCCACTGCGGCTCCGGTCCGGTTCCGGGGCAGTTCACCGGGCCCGACCCGATCGCCCGGCTGCTGGGCCGTTATCCGCGGCTGGTGCTGATCGTCGCGCACATGGGGATGCCCGAGTACTCGGCGTTCCTGGATCTCACCGAACAGTTCGAGCAGGTGAGGCTGGACACCACGATGGCGTTCACGCCGTTCGTCGAGGAGACGATGCCGTTTCCCGCCACCGAGGCGAACCGGCTGAAAGCCCTGGGTGAGCACATCCTGTTCGGCAGCGATTTCCCGAACATTCCCTACGGCTATGCCGAGGCCGTGCACCATCTGATCGACCTGCCGGGCGTCGACGACACCTGGCGCCGCAACGTCCTGCACGACAACGCCGCGAAGTTGTTCGGCTGA
- the mycP gene encoding type VII secretion-associated serine protease mycosin codes for MIHKSLGVLATAGLVLLVGSPSAGAVSPPEIDPQISPPAGSAGPVEAMTQRSACVTTEARPGTDPGAVNPNQLALNLSGAWKQSRGQGQTVAVIDTGVQPGPRLPHVEGGGDFIESTDGLSDCDGHGTAVAGLIAGQPGTDGFSGVAPEARLISIRQNSPRFAPRTPSADAAEARAAADVASLARAVVRAADMGARVINISVVTCLPADKQIDQTELGAALRYAAVEKDSVIIAAAGNTQGGVTTGSACASNPLSGTPGDPRNWGGVSSVSIPSWWQPYVLSVGALNATGQPSGFTMSGPWVGISAPGENVSSVSNAPGGGLANALPTDQGKLVPLDGTSYAAAYVSGVAALVRSKFPDLNARQVVHRLTTTAQGAARSPSNIIGAGGVDPVAALTWDVADIPLDGPAAPAGKPIAAPPEPAPRDNTGRIVAFAGTGALALAALAVAFAAYRRKDPTT; via the coding sequence GTGATCCACAAGAGTCTGGGTGTTCTGGCCACAGCCGGTCTGGTGCTGTTGGTCGGGTCCCCGTCGGCGGGTGCGGTCAGCCCGCCCGAGATCGACCCGCAGATCTCCCCACCGGCCGGTAGTGCCGGCCCGGTGGAGGCGATGACGCAGCGTTCGGCGTGCGTCACCACCGAAGCGAGGCCGGGTACCGATCCTGGCGCGGTCAACCCGAACCAGTTGGCGCTCAACCTGTCCGGTGCCTGGAAACAGAGTCGCGGGCAGGGTCAGACCGTTGCGGTCATCGACACCGGGGTACAGCCGGGACCGCGGTTGCCCCACGTCGAGGGCGGTGGAGACTTCATCGAATCCACTGACGGCCTGAGCGACTGCGACGGGCATGGCACCGCGGTCGCCGGTCTCATCGCCGGCCAACCCGGGACCGACGGTTTCTCCGGGGTGGCGCCGGAGGCTCGGTTGATCTCGATTCGGCAGAACTCACCGCGTTTCGCCCCGCGAACCCCCAGCGCCGATGCCGCCGAGGCCCGTGCCGCAGCCGATGTGGCCAGCCTGGCCCGGGCCGTGGTGCGCGCCGCCGACATGGGTGCGCGTGTCATCAACATCTCGGTGGTGACGTGCCTGCCCGCCGACAAACAGATCGACCAGACCGAACTCGGTGCGGCGCTGCGTTATGCAGCGGTCGAGAAGGACTCGGTCATCATCGCGGCCGCGGGCAACACCCAGGGCGGGGTCACCACGGGGTCGGCGTGTGCGTCCAATCCGCTGTCCGGAACGCCGGGTGATCCGCGCAACTGGGGCGGTGTCTCCTCGGTGTCCATCCCGTCGTGGTGGCAGCCCTACGTGTTGTCGGTCGGCGCACTCAACGCCACCGGCCAGCCGTCCGGATTCACCATGTCCGGTCCCTGGGTGGGAATCTCGGCGCCGGGGGAGAACGTCTCCTCGGTGAGCAACGCGCCCGGAGGAGGGCTGGCCAACGCGCTGCCCACCGACCAGGGCAAGCTGGTTCCGCTCGACGGCACCAGTTACGCCGCGGCCTATGTGTCCGGGGTTGCGGCCTTGGTGCGCAGCAAGTTTCCCGATCTGAACGCCCGCCAGGTGGTGCACCGATTGACCACGACGGCCCAAGGCGCGGCCCGGTCGCCGTCGAACATCATCGGCGCCGGCGGTGTCGACCCGGTCGCCGCACTCACCTGGGACGTCGCCGACATCCCGCTGGACGGACCCGCGGCTCCCGCAGGCAAACCCATTGCCGCACCACCAGAACCAGCCCCGCGTGACAACACCGGCCGAATCGTCGCTTTCGCCGGCACCGGAGCACTTGCGCTCGCGGCGCTCGCCGTCGCCTTCGCCGCATATCGACGGAAGGACCCCACCACATGA
- the eccE gene encoding type VII secretion protein EccE, whose amino-acid sequence MTARLALASLFIVAAVLARPWQTNSERWVLGVSVAAVVLLLTWWGGVFLTTRIARHLAMWRRNRAKTGPAEQSDSETVTLRVDPADPAQLPVVVSYLDRYGIRCDKVRITHRDAGGTRRSWISLTVAAVDNLDALRARSSRIPLRDTTEIVGRRLRDHLHEQGWTVTLVDGVDSPLPDPGKETWRGVADDSGYVAAYRVSVSNELDAVLAGIGALPAQETWTALEFTGSPTRPQLTVGAAIRTQDRPARKAPLAGLKPAGGRHRPALAALNPLSSERLDGTPAVLPQVLLVSVEHEVPQEAGHPA is encoded by the coding sequence ATGACCGCCCGACTCGCGCTGGCGTCGCTGTTCATCGTCGCAGCCGTCCTGGCCCGGCCATGGCAGACCAACTCTGAACGGTGGGTGCTCGGAGTTTCCGTCGCGGCCGTGGTGCTGTTGCTGACCTGGTGGGGCGGGGTGTTCCTGACCACGCGGATCGCCCGGCACCTGGCGATGTGGCGGCGCAACCGTGCCAAGACCGGGCCGGCCGAGCAGTCGGACTCCGAGACCGTCACGCTGCGCGTCGATCCCGCGGACCCGGCGCAGTTGCCGGTGGTGGTCAGCTACCTGGATCGCTACGGCATTCGCTGCGACAAGGTCCGGATCACCCACCGTGACGCCGGCGGCACGCGGCGCAGCTGGATCAGCCTGACCGTGGCAGCAGTGGACAATCTCGATGCGCTCCGCGCCCGCTCCTCGCGAATCCCGTTGCGGGATACCACCGAAATCGTCGGTCGTCGGCTCCGTGACCATCTGCATGAGCAGGGCTGGACGGTCACGCTCGTCGACGGGGTGGATTCCCCGCTGCCCGACCCAGGTAAGGAAACCTGGCGCGGCGTGGCGGACGACTCCGGCTACGTGGCGGCCTATCGCGTGAGCGTGAGCAACGAGCTGGACGCCGTGCTGGCCGGGATTGGTGCGCTACCGGCCCAGGAAACCTGGACCGCACTGGAATTCACCGGATCTCCGACCCGGCCGCAGCTGACGGTGGGCGCAGCGATCCGTACCCAGGACCGGCCCGCACGCAAGGCTCCACTGGCCGGCCTGAAACCGGCGGGTGGCCGGCACCGTCCGGCGTTAGCAGCGTTGAACCCGCTGTCCTCGGAGCGCCTGGACGGCACTCCGGCCGTACTGCCGCAGGTGCTGCTGGTATCAGTCGAACATGAAGTCCCGCAGGAAGCGGGTCATCCGGCGTAG
- a CDS encoding alpha/beta hydrolase family protein produces the protein MEPSSADPVEPPIPVPDVPGGDAGARGLPRRADLTLKQRAIVDASAVADIALRTGVASIVASSMVPTTLASMLHPSASRAENDHMRFYADLAAAQDPTVSFPAPTRLPRVSTRPANPVAEMIAHGRVENIRFESSFTAVNPALREMWGGFTRNNVVRAQHWRHDDGPHPTLCVIHGFMGSPYLANGLFLSLPWFYRSGYDVLLYTLPFHGQRAERFSPFSGYGYFAHGYAGFSEAMAQAVHDFRSVIDYLEFTGVDRIALTGISLGGFSSALLASVDDRIQAVVPNVPVVTPDRTVDEWFPANKLVALQRRVAGTDPALIEAAARYTSPLNYAPLVPKERRLIITGLGDRLAPPQQAEMLWEHWDRCAFHWFPGNHLLHVSQPDYLRRMTRFLRDFMFD, from the coding sequence GTGGAGCCGTCCAGCGCAGATCCGGTCGAACCCCCGATTCCTGTTCCCGACGTTCCCGGCGGTGACGCCGGCGCGCGGGGCCTGCCGCGGCGGGCCGATCTGACGCTCAAGCAGCGCGCGATCGTCGACGCCTCGGCGGTCGCCGACATCGCGTTACGTACCGGGGTGGCCTCGATCGTGGCGTCGTCGATGGTGCCGACCACGCTGGCGTCGATGCTGCATCCGTCCGCGTCGCGCGCCGAGAACGACCACATGCGGTTCTACGCGGATCTGGCTGCGGCCCAGGATCCCACGGTGTCGTTCCCGGCACCGACCCGGCTGCCACGGGTGTCCACCCGCCCGGCCAATCCGGTAGCCGAGATGATCGCGCACGGCCGGGTGGAGAACATCCGGTTCGAGAGCAGCTTCACCGCGGTCAACCCGGCGCTGCGTGAGATGTGGGGCGGGTTCACCCGGAACAATGTTGTGCGGGCCCAGCATTGGCGCCATGACGACGGGCCGCACCCGACGTTGTGTGTGATCCACGGGTTCATGGGATCGCCGTATCTGGCCAACGGCCTGTTCCTGTCGCTGCCGTGGTTCTACCGGTCCGGCTACGACGTGCTGCTCTACACCCTGCCGTTTCACGGCCAACGCGCCGAACGGTTCTCACCGTTCAGCGGCTACGGATACTTCGCCCACGGATATGCCGGGTTCTCCGAGGCCATGGCCCAGGCCGTGCACGACTTCCGTTCGGTGATCGACTATCTGGAGTTCACCGGTGTCGACCGGATCGCCCTGACCGGAATCTCTCTGGGTGGATTCTCCTCGGCCCTGCTGGCCAGTGTGGACGACCGGATCCAGGCTGTGGTGCCGAATGTTCCCGTGGTGACGCCGGATCGCACGGTCGACGAGTGGTTCCCGGCCAACAAGCTGGTGGCGCTGCAGCGTCGCGTCGCCGGGACGGACCCGGCATTGATCGAAGCCGCGGCGCGGTACACCTCGCCGCTCAACTACGCGCCGCTGGTCCCCAAGGAACGACGGTTGATCATCACCGGCCTCGGTGACCGGCTGGCCCCACCGCAACAGGCCGAAATGCTGTGGGAACACTGGGATCGCTGCGCATTCCACTGGTTCCCGGGCAATCATCTGCTGCATGTGAGCCAGCCGGACTATCTACGCCGGATGACCCGCTTCCTGCGGGACTTCATGTTCGACTGA